The genomic window CCGTGCCCTGCGGCTGCGGCGGGACCGCCTGGACACCCGCTGTGCTCGACAGCCTGAGCGGCGACGCGGGCCAGGATAAGAGCCGAGACAAGAGGGGAGACTAAAACTCCACTTCCCGGCGCCCCGGCGGGCTATCTTCGCCCCATGTCCGCGCCCGCTTCCTCTGCCCCTCGCCTGCGCCTGCGGGTGTCCAAGGCCGCCGAACTCCACATCCGCGACGGGCATCCCTGGGTGTACGAGTCGAGTGTGCGCGAGCAAAACCGTGAGGGCGAACCCGGCGAACTCGCGGTGGTGTATGACCGCCGCGACCGCTTTCTGGCGATTGGTTTATACGACCCCTTCTCGCCGCTGCGGCTGCGGGTGCTGCACACCGGGATGCCCACCCAACTCGACGACGCGTGGTGGGCGGCCCGGCTCGATGCGGCCCTCGCCCGCCGCGCCGCGCTGTTCGGGCCGCTGACGGCTTTTGGCGACACCGACGGTTACCGCGTGCTGAACGGCGAATCCGACGGGTTTCCGGGGTTGGTGGTGGACCGCTACGCTGGCGTGCTGGTCATGAAGCTCTACACCGCCGCGTGGTTTCCCCACCTGCGCCGGATGCTGGAACTGTTCGCCGCCCGCGCCCCCGACTTCGCGGTGGTGCTGCGCCTGAGCCGCAACATTGCGGAGCGCGCCGCCGACCTCGGGCTGCACGATGGACAGGTCATCTACGGCGAACTCGCGGGCGACTCGGTGGTCTTTCGTGAGTCGGGCCTGCGTTTCGAGGCCGAGGTCAGGCAGGGCCAGAAGACCGGCTTTTTCCTCGACCAGCGCGAGAACCGCCGCCGGGTGGAGGGTCTGAGCGAGGGGCGGCGGGTGCTCAACGCCTTTTCCTTTTCCGGGGGCTTTTCGCTCTATGCGGCGCGCGGCGGGGCGAGCGAAGTCACCAGCCTCGACATCAGTGCCCACGCCCTGCGAAGTGCCGAGCGCAACTTCGCCCTCAACCCCGAGCTGAGCGCCGTGCACAAGACCGTGCAGGCCGACGTGTTCGAGTGGCTGCCCGCCGGCAAGGGAAGCGGCGCCGACTACGACCTCGTGATTCTGGACCCGCCTTCGCTCGCCCGGCGCGAGGCGGAGCGCGAGGGCGCGATTCGGGCGTATGGCAAGCTCGCCGAGGGCGGGCTGACGCGGCTGGCCCCCGGCGGCATCCTCGTCAGCGCCTCGTGCAGCGCCCACGTCAGCGCCGAGGAATTCGAGGAAGCCGTGATGTCGGCGGTGCGGCGCAGTGGCCGCCGCTGGCGCAAACTGCTGAGCAGCCGCCACGCGCCCGACCACCACGCCAGCTTTGCCGAGGCAGAGTACCTGAAGGCCGTATTTTTGCAGATGGACTGATATTTTTCAGGGTGGTTTGATTACTCGCGCCAGATGGCCCAGTGGTCGTCGAGCGCGTCCATCTGTTCGGGCGTGCGTCCGCCGAGGCGCAGCAGGCTCAAGACCTGCCCCCGGTGGTGGCTGTCGTGGACGATGATGTGCTGCAAAAAGTGAGCAGGGTTGGACTGGTAGGTGCCCTCGCTGTGCGGGTCGGGAAACGTGCGGCCCTCCGCCAGCGCCGACTGCACGGCCCGCAGCGCCGCCTCGTCGCCCAGACGAAACGCCTCGGCCAGCTTGGAAAGGTCGCGCTCGGAGAGGTCGAACTTTTGCCAGGTGCCCTCGATGACATCGGGGATTCCCTCGGCGTCGGCGGGCGAAATGGCACTCAGCCAGCCGGGGCGAAAGTGGGCGAGGTGGCCGAGGTGCTGGCCCACCGTCCAGCCGCCGCGCCCGTCGGACAGGTCGAGGTCGGCGGGGGTCAGGGCGGCGAGCAAGGTGTCGTTGACGCGGCCATTGCGGCGGAAGGATTCGAGCAGGAGGTCGATGTTCGTATTGTTTGGCAT from Deinococcus radiodurans R1 = ATCC 13939 = DSM 20539 includes these protein-coding regions:
- a CDS encoding DinB family protein is translated as MPNNTNIDLLLESFRRNGRVNDTLLAALTPADLDLSDGRGGWTVGQHLGHLAHFRPGWLSAISPADAEGIPDVIEGTWQKFDLSERDLSKLAEAFRLGDEAALRAVQSALAEGRTFPDPHSEGTYQSNPAHFLQHIIVHDSHHRGQVLSLLRLGGRTPEQMDALDDHWAIWRE
- a CDS encoding 23S rRNA (cytosine(2499)-C(5))-methyltransferase produces the protein MSAPASSAPRLRLRVSKAAELHIRDGHPWVYESSVREQNREGEPGELAVVYDRRDRFLAIGLYDPFSPLRLRVLHTGMPTQLDDAWWAARLDAALARRAALFGPLTAFGDTDGYRVLNGESDGFPGLVVDRYAGVLVMKLYTAAWFPHLRRMLELFAARAPDFAVVLRLSRNIAERAADLGLHDGQVIYGELAGDSVVFRESGLRFEAEVRQGQKTGFFLDQRENRRRVEGLSEGRRVLNAFSFSGGFSLYAARGGASEVTSLDISAHALRSAERNFALNPELSAVHKTVQADVFEWLPAGKGSGADYDLVILDPPSLARREAEREGAIRAYGKLAEGGLTRLAPGGILVSASCSAHVSAEEFEEAVMSAVRRSGRRWRKLLSSRHAPDHHASFAEAEYLKAVFLQMD